In Candidatus Dependentiae bacterium, the genomic window TCAACAAATGATTCAATTCCGCCTTCATATAAAAAGACATGCTCTTTGTTTGTGTTTTGATCTGTGATGCTAATTCGTAAGCTTTTATTTAAAAATGCAAGTTCGCGAAGTCTTGCTGAAAGAACATCAAAACTAAATTCGATTGTTTCTTGAAAGATTTCAGCATCTGGAAAGAAAGTTACTTTTGTACCGTGCTTAGTTGTTGAGCCAGATTCTTTAATCTCGCCAACAGGGTCGCCTTGTCGATATGTTTGTTTGTAGATTTTTCCGTCTTTGTAAATTTCTAAATTGAGTTCTTTTGAAAGTGCGTTTACAACGGAAATACCAACACCATGAAGACCACCAGAATATTTATAAGAATCTTTATCAAATTTACCACCAGCATGAAGCTTGGTTAGAACAACTTGAGCTGCAGAAACTTTTTCTGTTGGGTGCATGTCGACAGGGATACCACGTCCATTATCTTCAATGGAGCATGAACCATTCGTGTGTAAAATTACTTCGATATTATTACAGTGTCCGCCTAAAGCTTCATCAACAGAGTTGTCAACAACTTCGTAAACAAGATGATGGAGCCCTTGCGGTCCCGTGTTACCAATGTACATCGCCGGTCGTTTACGAACAGCTTCTAAGCCTTCCATTACTTTAATGGATTGGGCACCATAATGACTTGATTCTTTTTTGTTTGACGGATTGTCAGATTTATCTGCCACAAGGATTCCCTGAATATTTTTTTTAAGAACGTTTACTTTTCGTCGAAAAAAAATTTATTTCATATACAATAGATAAATTATTTTTATGCTTTTTAAGTTTAGTAAAGAAATGAAAAAATTTCCAATCATTTCATGATTCGTATCAAAAAGTATTACTGGAGAAGGATTTTTATTGAAAAAAGATTTGTTTTTTATGGAGATGGCTTACAAGCAAGCTTGCAAGGCATTTGCCGAAAACGAAGTTCCAATTGGAGCGATAATTGTAGATAGAGATGGGGTTGTTTTAGCAAGGGGGTATAATCAAGTAGAAAAAAAACAGACTCAGTTGGCACACGCAGAAATTAGTGCGCTCGCAAAGGCAACAAAGGCAAGTAAAAGTTGGAGGTTGTCGGGAGCAACGATATATGTTACAGTACAACCTTGCCTTATGTGCCTGGGCGCTTTATATCTTTCAAGGTTGTCTCGGGTAGTGTATGGAATTCAATCTACAAAATTTGGAATTCCTCTTGATCAAGGAATTGAGATTGGAATTTATAAAAATCTAGATACGACTATTGAATGTATGAATTATGAAAAATCAAAAGAGATTTTACAGTTGTTTTTCAAAAAAAAAAGGAGCCTAAAACGTGGTGAGTAAATTAGAACTAACAAAAATCAAAGAAGATCTTTTGGCTAGAAAGCAAGAGATAGAAAGAGAGTTGCAAAATCTTTCAAATGAGAAAATGGTTGATGGTGAGTCTCAAGATGATGGTGATCAAGTAGTTTTGCTTACCATGGAAACAGTAAGACAGTCTTTGCAGGGTACTGAATATAATGAATACACAAATATTATTTCGGCATTAAATTCTATTGAAGCTGGAACCTATGGTGTATGCGAAGAGTGTCATGAGAGGATTTCAGAAAATCGTCTAAAATATAATCCCAATGCTCGTCGATGCATAAGCTGTCAAGAAAAGGCTGAAAAAGCTAATTTCTAAGAAGTTATATTTCCAGAAGAGGGTTTAGTATGAATAAAAATATTTTTTCAATTCTATTTTTAATAGGTTTTTCGTGTAGCCTTCTTGCTCATGAATTTGAAATTAGTCGATTTGTTGGTGATGATTTATCCACACACAAGGCGATGTTTATAGAGTTTTGGCAAGAAACTTTTGCGACCAGTGGTAAGCAAACAAGCTTGGAATCCTTGAGTAAAGATTTTGATGAATATCAAGATGCATACCAAGAGGCATATCAAGACGAACCAGAAACCGCATTCTTTTTGCAGGCAACTTTTATGGATCAAGTTATTGGGTATATTTCTTTTGAAGTTTCCGACTTTGATCACGTTATGGTTCATCATGTTATTCTGGATCGCGCAATGTCTGATTCAACATTAATTAAGGCATTAGTGTTATCTATTTTTGATTATGTTCCACAGTGCCGCGGCGTTAGAGTGCTTCAAGATTGCCTATTTCCAGAATTGATAGAAATTCTTTTAGCTGTTGGATTTGTCGAAAAAACACAGATTGAAGAAATGTTTGATTTGATCGTTCATGATAGATGCAAGCTTTGTCAGGCTACCTACAAACCAGAGTTTTGGGAAATAGATGAAGAGTCTGATGAAGATGATTTTGAGTAGGTAAGGTCATATTTGCAAGCTTGAGCTGCTAACCTTGGGCGTGTAGGAAAAGTATAAAATGACTTAATAGGCTAGAGTAGGCAATAGTCGCAAAAAAGCTTTAGTATCTTTG contains:
- a CDS encoding nucleoside deaminase, coding for MKKDLFFMEMAYKQACKAFAENEVPIGAIIVDRDGVVLARGYNQVEKKQTQLAHAEISALAKATKASKSWRLSGATIYVTVQPCLMCLGALYLSRLSRVVYGIQSTKFGIPLDQGIEIGIYKNLDTTIECMNYEKSKEILQLFFKKKRSLKRGE
- a CDS encoding TraR/DksA family transcriptional regulator, which produces MVSKLELTKIKEDLLARKQEIERELQNLSNEKMVDGESQDDGDQVVLLTMETVRQSLQGTEYNEYTNIISALNSIEAGTYGVCEECHERISENRLKYNPNARRCISCQEKAEKANF